A region from the Lutra lutra chromosome 1, mLutLut1.2, whole genome shotgun sequence genome encodes:
- the ZNF197 gene encoding zinc finger protein 197 isoform X2, whose protein sequence is MFLPILAKTRNHRDVSSQRARAGRGWLATGSCGTPGQPLFWTSAAVTSRPALSVGVLAPREVPNAGGAVRTPEWETMTENEEVTPKPSISQRADSQKGTSKRLQGGVPQTLDFEEACEWQVLASHWGTKTGERDTLKKVSICERDKKKRTLPEKQGQKWKEFGESWTSGSALSENLIGTEGKKFYKCDICCKHFSKISHLINHRRIHTGEKPHKCKECGKGFIQRSSLLMHLRNHSGEKPYKCNECGKAFSQSAYLLNHQRIHTGEKPYKCKECGKGFYRHSGLIIHLRRHSGERPYKCNECGKVFSQNAYLIDHQRLHKGEEPYKCNKCQKAFILKKSLILHQRIHSGEKPYKCDECGKTFAQTTYLVDHQRLHSAENPYKCKECGKVFIRSKSLLLHQRVHTEKKTFGCRKCGKIFNSKSNLIDHKRMHSREKPYKCTECGKAFTQSAYLFDHQRLHNGEKPYECNECGKVFILKKSLILHQRFHTGENLYECKDCGKVFGSNRNLIDHERLHNGEKPYECRECGKTFIMSKSFMVHQKLHTQEKSYKCEDCGKAFSYNSSLLVHRRIHTGEKPFECSECGRAFSSNRNLIEHKRIHSGEKPYECNECGKCFILKKSLIGHQRIHTRENSYKCSDCGKVFSYRSNLIAHQRIHTGEKPYACNECGKGFTYNRNLIEHQRIHSGEKTYECHICRKVLTSSRNLMVHQRIHTGEKPYKCNECGKDFSQNKNLVVHQRMHTGEKPYECEKCRKSFTSKRNLVGHQRIHTGEKPYGCNDCSKVFRQRKNLTVHQKIHTDGKLCECDESEKEFSQTSNLHLQQEIHTVKEFSWFQNANESKREIQKI, encoded by the coding sequence AATGGGAGACCATGACTGAGAATGAGGAGGTGACACCAAAGCCAAGCATTTCTCAAAGAGCTGATTCTCAGAAAGGAACATCCAAAAGACTTCAGGGAGGTGTTCCTCAGACCCTTGATTTTGAGGAAGCTTGTGAATGGCAAGTTTTGGCAAGTCATTGGGGAACTAAAACAGGGGAAAGAGATACCCTAAAGAAAGTTTCCATCTGTGAAAGAGATAAGAAGAAAAGGACTCTACCAGAAAAACAAGGCCAGAAGTGGAAGGAATTTGGAGAAAGCTGGACTTCAGGTTCTGCtctttctgaaaatttaataGGTACTGAAGGAAAGAAGTTTTATAAATGTGATATATGTTGTAAACATTTTAGTAAAATCTCCCATCTTATAAACCATCGGAGAATCCACACTGGTGAAAAACCTCATAAATGTAAGGAGTGTGGAAAAGGCTTTATTCAGCGTTCAAGCCTTCTAATGCATTTACGGAACCATTCTGGGGAGAAACCttataaatgtaatgaatgtgggaaagccttctcTCAGAGTGCTTACCTTCTAAACCATCAGAGaatccacactggggagaagcctTATAAATGTAAAGAGTGTGGAAAGGGCTTCTATAGGCATTCAGGCCTTATTATACATCTAAGGCGCCATTCTGGGGAGAGACCttataaatgtaatgaatgtgggaaagttTTCTCTCAGAATGCTTACCTCATTGACCATCAGAGGCTCCACAAAGGGGAAGAACCTTATAAATGTAACAAGTGTCAGAAAGCTTTCATTCTGAAGAAGAGCCTCATTCTGCACCAGAGAATCCACTCTGGGGAAAAACCCTATAAATGCGATGAATGTGGAAAAACCTTTGCTCAGACCACTTACCTTGTTGACCATCAGCGGCTCCACAGTGCAGAGAACCCATACAAGTGTAAAGAATGTGGAAAAGTTTTCATTCGAAGCAAAAGCCTCCTCTTACACCAGAGAGTTCACACAGAAAAGAAGACTTTTGGTTGCAGAAAATGTGGGAAAATTTTCAATTCAAAATCAAACCTCATTGACCATAAGAGGATGCATAGCAGAGAGAAGCCATATAAATGTactgaatgtgggaaagcctttactCAGAGTGCTTACCTTTTTGACCATCAGAGACTCCACAATGGAGAGAAACCTTACGAATGTAATGAGTGTGGGAAAGTTTTCATTCTAAAGAAGAGCCTCATTTTACATCAGAGGTTCCATACTGGAGAGAATCTCTATGAATGTAAAGACTGTGGGAAGGTCTTTGGTTCTAACAGAAACCTGATTGACCATGAGAGactacacaatggggaaaagccCTATGAATGTCGAGAGTGTGGGAAGACTTTTATCATGAGCAAAAGCTTCATGGTCCATCAGAAACTACATACACAGGAGAAATCCTACAAATGTGAGGATTGTGGGAAGGCTTTTAGTTATAATTCAAGCCTGCTTGTACATCGGAGAATCCACACTGGAGAAAAGCCCTTTGAATGCAGTGAATGTGGAAGAGCTTTCAGTTCTAACAGAAACCTCATTGAACATAAGAGAATCCACAGTGGTGAAAAACCCTATGAGTGTAATGAGTGTGGTAAATGCTTCATTTTGAAGAAAAGCCTCATTGGACATCAGCGGATTCATACAAGGGAAAACTCTTATAAATGCAGTGACTGTGGGAAAGTCTTCAGTTACCGCTCAAACCTTATAGCGCATCAGAGAATCCACACTGGTGAGAAGCCCTATGCATGTAATGAGTGTGGGAAAGGCTTTACTTACAACAGAAACCTTATtgaacatcagagaattcacagtGGGGAAAAAACCTATGAATGTCATATATGTAGAAAAGTTCTTACCTCTAGTAGAAATCTTATGGTACATCAAAGAATCCATACTGGAGAGAAGCCTTATAAATGTAATGAGTGTGGAAAAGACTTCAGTCAGAATAAAAACCTTGTTGTACATCAGAGGATGCACACTGGGGAAAAACCATATGAATGTGAGAAGTGTAGAAAATCTTTTACTTCTAAGAGGAATTTAGTTGGCCACCAGAGAATccatacaggagagaaaccatatgGGTGTAATGATTGTAGTAAAGTTTTTAGGCAGAGAAAAAACCTTACTGTACATCAGAAGATTCATACAGATGGAAAACTTTGTGAATGTGATGAGTCTGAAAAAGAATTCTCTCAGACTTCAAACCTTCATCTTCAACAAGAAATCCATACTGTGAAGGAATTCTCTTGGTTCCAAAATGCCAATGAGTCAAAGAGAGAGATTCAGAAAATCTAa